A stretch of Microbacterium caowuchunii DNA encodes these proteins:
- a CDS encoding ABC transporter substrate-binding protein encodes MRTLRMTAVAAVAAAGLLLTACSGGGGSLSGETSAPDADSSGSGELIPVTVGLLPIAAAAAVQMGIDAGAFEEQGLDVTVQIGQGGAALLPAVANGDIQFAVGNPLSVLVAASQGLEMNIIAGYSSVDVPADKLPTGVLVKSDSGITTWKDLEGKKVAVNAFNTQGDLSIMGSVEQDGGDPAAVEFTEIAFPDQLAQLEQGNIDAAWVPEPFVGAGLATEGVELLGEPMGNVIPGLSSMVTFTSAAYAAENPEIVEKFRAGIAASTDMAMADTDAYRDVIVSYTKMPADVVQNINLEKLSADLDPSIIEDLTALALKYEFLDSEPDLKKVLVLE; translated from the coding sequence ATGCGCACACTTCGAATGACCGCCGTGGCCGCCGTGGCCGCCGCCGGCCTCCTTCTCACCGCCTGCTCCGGCGGCGGCGGCTCGCTCAGCGGCGAGACGTCCGCCCCCGACGCGGACAGCTCTGGTTCCGGCGAGCTCATCCCCGTCACCGTCGGACTCCTCCCCATCGCCGCTGCGGCGGCCGTGCAGATGGGCATCGACGCGGGGGCGTTCGAGGAGCAGGGCCTGGACGTCACGGTCCAGATCGGCCAGGGCGGTGCGGCGCTCCTGCCCGCCGTCGCGAACGGCGACATCCAGTTCGCCGTCGGCAACCCGCTCTCGGTCCTCGTCGCCGCCAGCCAGGGCCTGGAGATGAACATCATCGCCGGCTACTCCAGCGTCGACGTCCCCGCCGACAAGCTGCCCACCGGCGTCCTCGTCAAGAGCGACTCCGGCATCACCACCTGGAAGGACCTCGAGGGCAAGAAGGTCGCCGTCAACGCCTTCAACACCCAGGGCGACCTCAGCATCATGGGGTCGGTCGAGCAGGACGGCGGCGACCCGGCCGCGGTCGAGTTCACCGAGATCGCGTTCCCGGACCAGCTCGCCCAGCTCGAGCAGGGCAACATCGACGCCGCCTGGGTCCCCGAGCCCTTCGTCGGCGCCGGTCTCGCGACCGAGGGCGTCGAGCTCCTCGGTGAGCCGATGGGCAACGTCATCCCCGGCCTGTCCTCGATGGTCACCTTCACCTCGGCCGCGTACGCCGCCGAGAACCCCGAGATCGTCGAGAAGTTCCGCGCCGGCATCGCCGCGTCGACGGACATGGCGATGGCTGACACCGACGCGTACCGCGACGTGATCGTCTCGTACACGAAGATGCCCGCCGACGTCGTCCAGAACATCAACCTCGAGAAGCTCTCCGCCGACCTCGACCCCAGCATCATCGAGGACCTCACCGCCCTCGCCCTCAAGTACGAGTTCCTCGACTCCGAGCCCGACCTGAAGAAGGTGCTCGTCCTCGAGTGA
- a CDS encoding aldehyde dehydrogenase family protein, translating to MTMTESAATAVRFAPGRLFIGGEWREASGGERMDVIAPATGEKLTDVAKGTTADVDAAVAAARAAFDSGVWSGLSSRERARILQRAYELMRERTEELAQAESADVGKPIMLARFVDVNNAAELFEYYASLGHHLDGTVRETSGPTHAYVKKEPLGVVAAITPFNFPLILSASKLAPALIAGNTVVHKPASDTPLSALIMADILQQAGVPDGVVNVVTGPGATLGDHLVSHPGVDKIAFTGSTEVGAHAAALAAQNLKPFTAELGGNAANILFADADLDAAVHTVISAFVFNAGQFCMAGPRLLVERPIYETVLGILGQAVPQVPFGDITAPDTVIGPLASANQLEKVSAMVDRAIAAGARVVTGGEKADLGGGYFYRPTVLADLPADAEAVVDEVFGPVLTVQPFDSEEEAIELANSTKYGLASGIQTSDLAKAHRVAARLQAGITWVNGWALMDASVPFGGVKASGWGREGGPEAMESYQRSHSIVFNLAPGAAQ from the coding sequence ATGACCATGACTGAAAGCGCGGCGACCGCCGTCCGTTTCGCCCCCGGGCGCCTGTTCATCGGCGGGGAGTGGCGCGAGGCATCCGGCGGCGAACGCATGGACGTCATCGCCCCCGCCACCGGCGAGAAGCTGACGGATGTCGCGAAGGGCACCACCGCCGACGTCGACGCGGCCGTCGCGGCCGCACGCGCGGCGTTCGATTCCGGCGTGTGGTCCGGGCTCTCCAGCCGCGAGCGCGCCCGCATCCTGCAGCGCGCCTACGAGCTCATGCGGGAACGCACCGAGGAGCTCGCCCAGGCGGAGAGCGCGGACGTCGGCAAACCCATCATGCTGGCCCGCTTCGTCGACGTGAACAACGCGGCGGAACTCTTCGAGTACTACGCCAGCCTCGGCCACCACCTGGACGGCACCGTACGGGAGACCTCCGGGCCGACGCACGCCTACGTGAAGAAGGAGCCGCTCGGGGTGGTCGCCGCGATCACGCCGTTCAACTTCCCCCTGATCCTGTCCGCGTCCAAGCTCGCCCCCGCCCTCATCGCCGGGAACACCGTCGTGCACAAGCCGGCGAGCGACACGCCACTGTCGGCCCTGATCATGGCCGACATCCTGCAGCAGGCGGGCGTGCCCGACGGCGTCGTCAACGTGGTGACCGGTCCCGGCGCGACGCTCGGCGACCACCTCGTCAGCCACCCCGGTGTCGACAAGATCGCCTTCACCGGCTCGACCGAGGTCGGCGCGCACGCGGCGGCGCTGGCGGCGCAGAACCTCAAGCCGTTCACCGCGGAGCTCGGCGGGAACGCGGCCAACATCCTGTTCGCGGATGCGGACCTGGATGCCGCCGTCCACACCGTGATCTCGGCGTTCGTCTTCAACGCCGGGCAGTTCTGCATGGCAGGGCCCCGCCTGCTGGTCGAGCGCCCGATCTACGAGACCGTGCTCGGCATCCTGGGCCAGGCGGTGCCGCAGGTACCCTTCGGCGACATCACCGCGCCGGACACGGTGATCGGCCCGCTCGCGAGCGCCAACCAGCTGGAGAAGGTGTCCGCGATGGTGGACCGGGCGATCGCCGCCGGCGCCCGGGTCGTCACCGGCGGGGAGAAGGCCGACCTCGGCGGGGGTTACTTCTACCGGCCGACCGTTCTCGCGGATCTTCCCGCAGACGCCGAGGCCGTCGTGGACGAGGTCTTCGGCCCCGTTCTCACGGTGCAGCCGTTCGACTCCGAGGAGGAGGCGATCGAGCTGGCGAACTCGACGAAGTACGGCCTCGCCAGCGGCATCCAGACGTCCGACCTCGCGAAGGCGCACCGGGTCGCCGCGAGGCTCCAGGCGGGGATCACGTGGGTGAACGGCTGGGCGCTGATGGATGCCTCGGTGCCGTTCGGCGGCGTGAAGGCCTCCGGATGGGGCCGCGAGGGCGGACCCGAGGCGATGGAGTCGTACCAGCGCTCGCACTCGATCGTGTTCAACCTCGCCCCCGGCGCGGCGCAGTAG
- the menE gene encoding o-succinylbenzoate--CoA ligase — protein sequence MHNQGIGTWISRRSMRSLDDVAISYRGRTIGYRELSSRIRRLAHALADRGVTAGDRVAFLGNNHPAFLESLFATATIGAIFVPLNTRLAAPEITFALEDSGATTLILTQELRELARAGAWSTDVTRRIVVDGEAYPAVESYDEVLASGSDTEFDVPVTADDPAIILYTSGTTGHPKGAVLTHGNLTWNCFNALIDYGVSAGERVLLISPMFHVASLSMGALPVLLQGGQVILHERFDPADVLRTVQAEQVTMLSGVPTTFQLLQEHPDWETTDISSLQHLTCGGSTMPERMLAAYEQRGLSFSCGYGMTETSPGATAMPPRMSKEKMGSSGIRHFFTDVRVVDQNGRDLPAGEVGEIWISGPNVIKEYWRRPDATGSAIVDGWFRSGDLGYFDADGFLFISDRLKDMIISGGENIYSAEVESIIMELAEISSVALIGVPDEKWGEVPLAVVSVHPGAELSADAIRAHLHGRLAKYKIPKQVVFTDELPRTASGKVRKADLRARYAAERSPAGTTSQGGHR from the coding sequence GTGCACAACCAAGGAATCGGAACCTGGATCTCCCGCCGCAGTATGCGATCGCTCGACGACGTCGCGATCTCCTACCGCGGCCGGACGATCGGTTACCGCGAGCTGTCCTCCAGGATCCGCCGCCTCGCCCACGCCCTCGCTGACCGCGGGGTCACCGCCGGCGACCGCGTGGCCTTCCTGGGCAACAACCACCCCGCGTTCCTCGAGTCGCTGTTCGCGACCGCGACGATCGGCGCGATCTTCGTGCCGCTGAACACGCGCCTCGCCGCTCCGGAGATCACCTTCGCCCTCGAGGACTCCGGCGCGACGACCCTCATCCTCACCCAGGAGCTGCGCGAACTCGCCCGCGCGGGCGCCTGGTCCACCGACGTCACCCGTCGCATCGTCGTCGACGGCGAGGCCTACCCCGCCGTGGAGTCCTACGACGAGGTCCTCGCCTCCGGCTCCGACACCGAGTTCGACGTGCCGGTCACGGCGGACGACCCGGCGATCATCCTCTACACCTCCGGGACGACGGGGCACCCCAAGGGGGCCGTCCTGACCCACGGCAACCTCACCTGGAACTGCTTCAACGCGCTCATCGACTACGGCGTCAGCGCGGGCGAACGCGTCCTCCTCATCTCCCCGATGTTCCACGTGGCATCGCTGAGCATGGGCGCCCTGCCCGTGCTCCTGCAGGGCGGGCAGGTCATCCTGCACGAGCGGTTCGATCCCGCGGACGTGCTGCGGACGGTCCAGGCCGAGCAGGTGACGATGCTCTCCGGTGTACCGACGACGTTCCAGCTCCTCCAGGAGCATCCGGACTGGGAGACCACCGACATCAGCAGCCTCCAGCACCTGACCTGCGGCGGATCCACCATGCCGGAGCGGATGCTGGCTGCCTACGAGCAGCGCGGCCTGTCGTTCTCCTGCGGATACGGGATGACCGAGACCTCGCCCGGCGCGACGGCCATGCCCCCGCGCATGTCGAAGGAGAAGATGGGCTCGTCCGGCATCCGCCACTTCTTCACCGATGTGCGGGTGGTCGACCAGAACGGGCGCGACCTGCCCGCCGGCGAGGTCGGCGAGATCTGGATCAGCGGCCCCAACGTCATCAAGGAGTACTGGCGCCGCCCGGATGCCACCGGCTCGGCGATCGTCGACGGATGGTTCCGCTCCGGCGACCTCGGCTACTTCGACGCCGACGGGTTCCTCTTCATCTCCGACCGGCTGAAGGACATGATCATCTCCGGCGGGGAGAACATCTACTCCGCCGAGGTCGAGAGCATCATCATGGAGCTCGCCGAGATCTCCTCCGTCGCCCTCATCGGGGTGCCCGACGAGAAGTGGGGCGAGGTGCCCCTGGCCGTCGTGAGCGTGCACCCGGGCGCCGAACTGAGCGCCGACGCGATCCGCGCGCACCTGCACGGCCGGCTGGCGAAGTACAAGATCCCCAAGCAGGTGGTGTTCACCGACGAGCTCCCCCGCACCGCCAGCGGCAAGGTCCGCAAGGCCGATCTGCGCGCGCGCTACGCCGCGGAGCGCTCCCCGGCGGGAACCACGTCCCAAGGAGGACACCGATGA
- a CDS encoding ABC transporter permease: MRKVLVGVAYTLGLPAILVILWWISTLVAPNFFVPMPDELIGDFFGLWFGPRLFADVLPSIGRFLAGVAIAIAAGVLLGLLIGLNRTLRALTEPVFEFFRALPAPVLVPPLLLIIGPNDLMKVVVIALAAVWPVLLNTVEGVRAADPVQSDTSRSYGISGFNRVRHQVLPSAAPQILAGVRQSLPIGLILMVISEMFAPTGGLGAAIIRFQRTYAIPEMWSGILLLGIIGFLVAVIFRALERRILRWYYGLKDIENAV, translated from the coding sequence ATGAGAAAGGTCCTCGTCGGCGTCGCCTACACCCTGGGTCTTCCCGCCATCCTGGTCATCCTCTGGTGGATCTCGACGCTCGTTGCGCCCAACTTCTTCGTCCCCATGCCGGACGAGCTCATCGGCGACTTCTTCGGCCTGTGGTTCGGCCCGCGCCTGTTCGCCGACGTCCTGCCGAGCATCGGCCGGTTCCTCGCAGGAGTCGCGATCGCGATCGCCGCGGGCGTGCTGCTGGGTCTGCTGATCGGTCTGAACCGCACCCTCCGCGCCCTGACCGAGCCGGTGTTCGAGTTCTTCCGCGCCCTGCCCGCGCCGGTGCTGGTGCCGCCGCTCCTGCTGATCATCGGTCCGAACGACCTCATGAAGGTCGTCGTGATCGCGCTGGCGGCGGTGTGGCCGGTGCTGCTGAACACGGTCGAGGGCGTCCGCGCCGCCGACCCCGTGCAAAGCGACACCAGCCGGTCGTACGGGATCTCCGGGTTCAACCGCGTCCGCCACCAGGTGCTGCCCTCGGCTGCGCCGCAGATCCTGGCCGGCGTGCGGCAGAGCCTCCCGATCGGCCTGATCCTCATGGTCATCTCCGAGATGTTCGCCCCCACCGGCGGCCTCGGCGCGGCCATCATCCGCTTCCAGCGCACCTACGCGATCCCCGAGATGTGGTCGGGCATCCTCCTGCTGGGCATCATCGGCTTCCTCGTCGCGGTCATCTTCCGCGCCCTGGAACGCCGCATCCTCCGCTGGTACTACGGACTGAAGGACATCGAGAATGCCGTCTGA
- a CDS encoding alpha/beta hydrolase, with protein MTPSERAAAQRESLRALGPHLTPEMISGTTALCAAALDPGLLEGVEVRPDLVYGPHERHRLDVYTSGEGGGRPVLVYVHGGGFVVGQKSAPGSPFFGNLGGWAVRAGYVAVVINYRLAPESTWPGGAEDIARAIGWVVENAAAHGGDPERIFLAGQSAGAMHVADYLAQPGLHGPHGRALSGAVLVSCLYDVGRATDNPMHRAYWGEDRSRWAAMGSLDALVELDLPLLLTVSEFDEPEFLDHARRLAATWWERHRDYPPMHLLSGQNHLSPIYGIGTDTDVLGPLLERFIAAHARPGERGAR; from the coding sequence GTGACCCCGTCCGAACGTGCCGCCGCCCAGCGAGAGAGCCTGCGGGCGCTCGGTCCTCACCTCACCCCCGAGATGATCTCGGGGACCACCGCGCTGTGCGCCGCCGCGCTCGATCCCGGGCTGCTGGAGGGTGTCGAGGTGCGCCCAGACCTGGTCTACGGTCCGCACGAGCGGCATCGGCTGGATGTGTACACCTCCGGTGAGGGCGGCGGGCGGCCGGTGCTCGTCTACGTCCACGGCGGGGGCTTCGTGGTCGGCCAGAAGTCGGCGCCGGGGTCGCCGTTCTTCGGGAACCTCGGCGGGTGGGCGGTGCGGGCCGGGTACGTGGCGGTGGTGATCAACTACCGTCTCGCTCCGGAGAGCACGTGGCCCGGCGGCGCGGAGGACATCGCGCGGGCCATCGGCTGGGTGGTCGAGAACGCGGCGGCGCACGGCGGCGATCCGGAGCGGATCTTCCTCGCCGGACAGTCCGCCGGGGCGATGCACGTGGCCGACTATCTCGCGCAGCCGGGCCTGCACGGGCCGCACGGCCGCGCTCTGAGCGGTGCCGTCCTGGTCTCCTGCCTGTACGACGTCGGCCGGGCCACCGACAACCCGATGCACCGCGCGTACTGGGGCGAGGACCGCTCCCGGTGGGCGGCGATGGGGAGTCTCGACGCCCTGGTCGAGCTGGACCTGCCGCTGCTGCTGACCGTCTCCGAGTTCGATGAACCGGAGTTCCTCGACCACGCCAGGCGGCTCGCCGCCACGTGGTGGGAACGGCACAGGGACTACCCGCCGATGCACCTGCTGTCCGGCCAGAATCACCTGTCGCCGATCTACGGCATCGGCACCGACACGGATGTGCTCGGGCCGCTGCTGGAGCGGTTCATCGCCGCGCACGCGCGGCCCGGCGAAAGAGGTGCCCGATGA
- a CDS encoding ABC transporter permease — MTLAPVGDETVTRTVAIARARSRRRFRPRNAILGIVGILVFLAIWEIASQTGLVNPTYLPPPTVVIPHLFQIATFPDFWLAVGDTMLAWGLGMLIALVLACVLGVIIGLSPFLRRATNSTVEFLRPIPSVALIPLAVLLFGIRIESTLLLVVYAAFWQIFIQVLYGVADVDQVAMSTGRSYGFSKWQRIRDIIFPTALPYLMTGIRLASAIALILAITAQLIIGTPGLGREIAFAQNAGNYATMYALSIATGLLGVLINIGARAMERRLLAWHTSVRGDVTT, encoded by the coding sequence ATGACCCTCGCCCCCGTCGGCGACGAGACGGTCACCCGCACCGTCGCGATCGCGCGTGCCCGGTCACGACGCCGGTTCCGGCCGCGGAACGCCATCCTCGGCATCGTCGGCATCCTCGTCTTCCTGGCCATCTGGGAGATCGCCTCCCAGACCGGCCTGGTGAACCCCACCTACCTGCCGCCGCCGACCGTGGTGATCCCGCACCTCTTCCAGATCGCGACCTTCCCCGACTTCTGGCTGGCCGTGGGCGACACGATGCTGGCATGGGGTCTCGGCATGCTCATCGCGCTCGTCCTCGCGTGCGTGCTGGGCGTCATCATCGGCCTCTCGCCGTTCCTGCGACGCGCCACCAACTCGACGGTCGAGTTCCTGCGGCCGATCCCGTCGGTCGCACTCATCCCGCTCGCGGTGCTCCTGTTCGGCATCCGGATCGAGTCGACCCTGCTCCTGGTCGTGTACGCGGCGTTCTGGCAGATCTTCATCCAGGTGCTCTACGGCGTCGCCGACGTCGACCAGGTGGCGATGAGCACCGGCCGCAGCTACGGCTTCTCCAAGTGGCAGCGCATCCGGGACATCATCTTCCCGACCGCCCTGCCCTACCTGATGACCGGGATCCGGCTGGCCTCCGCCATCGCCCTCATCCTGGCCATCACCGCGCAGCTCATCATCGGGACGCCCGGGCTCGGCCGCGAGATCGCCTTCGCCCAGAACGCCGGCAATTACGCCACGATGTACGCCCTGTCGATCGCCACCGGCCTGCTCGGCGTGCTCATCAACATCGGGGCGCGGGCAATGGAGCGCCGCCTCCTGGCCTGGCACACCTCGGTACGAGGGGACGTGACGACATGA
- a CDS encoding LLM class flavin-dependent oxidoreductase: protein MTADVRGGMEFGVFDWVDAAPGETVAETYAARIRLVRAAEDLGFSRYHVAEHHGTPLGLAPSPGLFLAAVARETARIRLAATTFILPLYDPLRLAEEIGMVDQLSGGRLEIGIGKGSSPIEAAMFGLDGPGTLGRYEAVLEAVLEALATGVYRRADGEPVPLFVRPVQEPLPPIWYPTSNPVSIRQVAEQGRHTIFGFGFVSPPLEDIRVHSRTFFGIRAQAGGAGDHSRFGILRHVFVAEDDGRARAVAREALAAHYESFSHLWRQAGDPRYGATPDLDDLIDRHLIFVGSAASVADQVAHAVRTAEVNYLAGAFAWGSLSEEQSRRSLELFADVVMPAARAAFAEISPG from the coding sequence ATGACCGCTGACGTGCGCGGAGGCATGGAGTTCGGGGTGTTCGACTGGGTCGACGCCGCCCCCGGTGAGACCGTGGCCGAGACCTACGCGGCCCGCATCCGGCTCGTCCGCGCTGCGGAAGACCTCGGCTTCTCCCGCTATCACGTCGCGGAGCACCACGGCACGCCGCTCGGTCTCGCGCCCTCTCCCGGACTCTTCCTCGCCGCGGTGGCGCGGGAGACCGCCCGCATCCGGCTCGCGGCGACGACGTTCATCCTGCCCCTGTACGACCCGCTCCGGCTCGCGGAGGAGATCGGCATGGTCGATCAGCTCTCCGGCGGCCGGCTGGAGATCGGGATCGGCAAGGGGTCGTCGCCCATCGAGGCGGCCATGTTCGGACTGGACGGCCCGGGCACCCTGGGGCGTTACGAGGCCGTGCTGGAGGCGGTCCTGGAGGCACTGGCCACCGGGGTGTACCGGCGGGCGGACGGGGAGCCGGTCCCGCTCTTCGTGCGTCCGGTGCAGGAGCCGCTCCCGCCGATCTGGTACCCCACGTCCAACCCGGTCTCCATCCGGCAGGTCGCCGAGCAGGGACGGCACACCATCTTCGGGTTCGGGTTCGTCTCGCCGCCACTCGAGGACATCCGCGTGCACAGCCGCACCTTCTTCGGCATCCGCGCGCAGGCCGGGGGAGCGGGGGACCACTCGCGCTTCGGCATCCTGCGGCACGTCTTCGTCGCCGAGGACGACGGCCGGGCACGCGCGGTGGCGCGCGAGGCGCTCGCCGCCCATTACGAGAGCTTCTCGCATCTGTGGCGGCAGGCCGGGGACCCGCGGTACGGTGCGACGCCCGACCTCGACGATCTGATCGACCGGCACCTGATCTTCGTCGGCTCTGCGGCGTCGGTCGCTGACCAGGTCGCCCACGCCGTGCGTACCGCGGAGGTCAACTACCTCGCCGGTGCCTTCGCGTGGGGGAGTCTGAGCGAGGAGCAGTCCCGCCGCTCCCTGGAGCTGTTCGCGGACGTCGTGATGCCCGCCGCCCGCGCGGCCTTCGCCGAAATCTCCCCCGGCTGA
- a CDS encoding ABC transporter ATP-binding protein, with the protein MPSDTTTPLDTVSHGRTLPAADTLLSVRNLKKVYSTDGGDIEAVRDLTFDLGKNELTCLVGPSGSGKTTLLKCIAGLLAPTSGEVVLDGKTVTAPPKKMAVVFQEYGRSLFPWLRVAENVELPLKNAGMPKAERQALVAEALENVGLDHVPRSYPWQLSGGMQQRVAIARAIAYQPEVLLMDEPFAAVDAQTRADLEDLVRRVRKSLGLSVLFVTHDIDESVYLGERVIMLSSSPTVVQEDLIVDLPEDRDQLNTRSLPRFTELRHHVYEQIQLAKKGFRPDAATRA; encoded by the coding sequence ATGCCGTCTGACACCACCACCCCGCTCGACACCGTCTCGCACGGCCGCACCCTCCCCGCCGCGGACACCCTGCTCTCCGTGCGCAACCTCAAGAAGGTGTACAGCACCGACGGCGGGGACATCGAAGCGGTGCGCGACCTGACGTTCGATCTGGGCAAGAACGAACTCACGTGCCTCGTCGGCCCGTCCGGTTCCGGCAAGACGACCCTGCTCAAGTGCATCGCGGGCCTGCTCGCGCCCACGAGCGGCGAGGTCGTCCTGGACGGCAAGACGGTCACGGCCCCACCGAAGAAGATGGCCGTCGTCTTCCAGGAGTACGGGCGTTCGCTCTTCCCGTGGCTGCGGGTCGCCGAGAACGTGGAGCTGCCCCTGAAGAACGCCGGGATGCCGAAGGCCGAACGCCAGGCCCTCGTCGCGGAGGCGCTCGAGAACGTCGGGCTCGACCACGTGCCGCGCTCCTACCCCTGGCAGCTCTCCGGCGGTATGCAGCAGCGCGTCGCGATCGCCCGGGCGATCGCCTACCAGCCCGAGGTGCTGCTGATGGACGAGCCGTTCGCGGCGGTCGACGCGCAGACCCGCGCCGACCTCGAGGACCTGGTGCGCCGGGTGCGCAAGAGCCTCGGCCTGTCTGTGCTGTTCGTCACGCACGACATCGACGAGTCGGTCTACCTCGGTGAGCGCGTGATCATGCTCTCGAGCTCGCCCACCGTGGTGCAGGAGGACCTCATCGTGGACCTCCCCGAGGACCGCGACCAGCTCAACACGCGTTCGCTGCCCCGCTTCACGGAGCTGCGCCACCACGTCTACGAGCAGATCCAGCTGGCGAAGAAGGGCTTCCGTCCGGACGCCGCGACACGCGCGTGA
- a CDS encoding MarR family winged helix-turn-helix transcriptional regulator: MVTPRSAPASARPSTPSDRLWSSVVGGDVAFLLARANARSLARANVALAEYDLKVRSYSVLAMAADGSRPTQRELSEFLRLDPSQIVSLVDDLESRGLARREPDPNDRRANVVVATERGRDLHQRARIAAQAAEEDSFRSLDESDRDRLTALLRAIATDPAE; the protein is encoded by the coding sequence ATGGTCACCCCCCGTTCGGCTCCCGCCTCGGCGCGACCGTCGACCCCGTCCGACCGGCTGTGGTCCAGCGTCGTCGGAGGTGACGTCGCGTTCCTGCTGGCGCGCGCCAACGCCCGGTCGCTCGCCCGGGCGAACGTCGCACTGGCGGAGTATGACCTGAAGGTTCGCTCCTACTCCGTGCTGGCGATGGCGGCCGACGGATCGCGTCCGACGCAGCGTGAGCTCTCGGAGTTCCTGCGCCTGGACCCCAGCCAGATCGTGTCCCTCGTCGACGACCTCGAGTCGCGCGGGCTGGCCCGTCGCGAGCCCGACCCGAACGACCGCCGTGCGAACGTCGTCGTGGCCACCGAACGCGGCCGTGACCTGCACCAGCGTGCCAGGATCGCCGCGCAGGCGGCGGAGGAGGACAGCTTCCGGTCCCTCGACGAGTCGGACCGCGACCGGCTCACCGCGCTGCTGCGCGCCATCGCGACCGATCCCGCCGAGTAG
- a CDS encoding multidrug effflux MFS transporter, which produces MTRLPATRIPARIDPGLMLALGFVAMAGSLSTDLYLPAFPDIAATFQVEASAVQLTMTAFLVGSAAGQLFIGAFSDALGRRRTLLAALALFVACAYLAAASPSLTVLVLIRAVQGFAGSAGAVLARAIVSDIADKQQAVRAFSMLWAMIALAPTVATPLGGWLTQTGGWRAALLGVAVVATGMLVVTALVIPESLPAERRHPFTVRAIAGNIGRLLRDGSFVGYAVAFGLGYGTLIVYISSSSFIVQNIFGTTPLVYSLTFSFTGLCIMAGAWLSGRIAQRIGTGRMLLIAQLMQLGSAAIAAVLAVSGALTLSGYLPLMAVFCLGCGAVMSTASAIAVGRAARTAGAGSALVGFSQFTFGAIASPLGGLFGTATAVPAMAFMTLLPLLAIGAAAVGRALEARRPA; this is translated from the coding sequence GTGACACGACTGCCCGCCACCCGCATCCCGGCCCGGATCGATCCGGGCCTGATGCTGGCCCTGGGGTTCGTGGCGATGGCCGGTTCGCTCTCCACGGACCTCTACCTGCCCGCGTTCCCGGACATCGCCGCGACCTTCCAGGTCGAGGCGTCCGCGGTGCAGCTGACGATGACGGCGTTCCTCGTCGGCTCCGCGGCGGGGCAGCTGTTCATCGGGGCGTTCTCGGACGCGCTGGGCCGCCGGCGCACGCTGCTGGCGGCCCTGGCGCTGTTCGTGGCGTGCGCCTACCTGGCGGCGGCGAGCCCGTCGCTGACCGTGCTCGTCCTGATCCGGGCGGTGCAGGGTTTCGCAGGCTCCGCCGGAGCCGTGCTCGCCCGCGCGATCGTGTCGGACATCGCCGACAAGCAGCAGGCGGTGCGCGCGTTCAGCATGCTCTGGGCGATGATCGCGTTGGCGCCGACGGTGGCGACGCCGCTCGGCGGCTGGCTCACCCAGACCGGCGGATGGCGGGCCGCCCTGCTCGGCGTCGCGGTCGTCGCGACCGGGATGCTGGTGGTCACCGCCCTCGTCATCCCGGAGAGCCTGCCGGCTGAGCGGCGCCATCCGTTCACGGTCCGCGCGATCGCGGGCAACATCGGCCGGCTCCTGCGGGACGGGTCGTTCGTCGGATACGCCGTGGCCTTCGGGCTCGGCTACGGCACCCTCATCGTGTACATCAGCTCGTCGTCGTTCATCGTGCAGAACATCTTCGGCACGACGCCGCTGGTGTACTCGCTGACGTTCTCGTTCACGGGTCTGTGCATCATGGCGGGGGCCTGGCTGAGCGGACGGATCGCGCAGCGCATCGGGACGGGGCGGATGCTGCTCATCGCCCAGCTGATGCAGCTGGGCTCCGCGGCGATCGCGGCGGTGCTGGCCGTGAGCGGCGCACTGACCCTGTCCGGCTACCTGCCGCTGATGGCCGTGTTCTGCCTCGGCTGCGGCGCCGTGATGTCCACGGCATCCGCCATCGCCGTCGGTCGCGCCGCCCGGACCGCCGGAGCCGGCTCCGCGCTCGTCGGGTTCAGCCAGTTCACCTTCGGTGCGATCGCCTCGCCGCTGGGCGGGCTCTTCGGCACCGCGACGGCGGTTCCCGCGATGGCGTTCATGACCCTGCTCCCCCTGCTCGCGATCGGCGCGGCGGCGGTGGGCCGCGCCCTCGAGGCGCGCCGTCCCGCCTGA